A window of Chryseobacterium shandongense genomic DNA:
TATACCTTGAAAGTAAATGCTGAAGGAAATGAATATGTTGCGCAAAGCACAATGCCGCAACCTGTGGATTTTGAAGGACTGCTGCAGGATTCTTTTGTAGTAGGAGGCGAAACAAGCTATACATTACTGCCTGTTTTCACAGATCCTCCTGCATTGGGCAACCGTTATCTATTCAGTTTTACCATAAATAATAATCCTAAAAAGTTTTTTTCAGAATTTTCAGACAATGTAAATAACGGGATGCTCAATCAAAGACCGTTACTGCTTCCTAATGATGACAGCGATCCCGGAGATATAAAAGTTGTACCAGGAGATATTATTTACGTGGAGATGCAGTGTATTGATGATAAAGTATATACCTTCTACTCTGCTCTTCTCCAGCTTTCCGGCAGCGGTCCGGGTGGCGGAATTACACCTGCGAACCCACCGAGTAATATCAGTAATGGAGCATTAGGATATTTTTCTGCACATACCTCTGAAAAATTAAATGCCGTTATTCAATAACGGCACTTTATTTATAATACATCCTTAGGTTTAAATGTGATGTCTGACAATACTAGGCATACATCTTTGATTCAATCGGCAGGCAAAGCAGGTTTTTCTTTACCAGTAAAAAGAGGTCATCAAAATAAAAAGGAATAGTTATATCATTTTTCTCTGTAAGAAGTATCCCGTTCTCATCGGTACAATATAGTCTGAAAATATTTCCTTCTACTCTTTTAAAGTGCCAGTGCTGAATTTCACTGTTAAGCTTAGGCTGTTCTTCCAGAATTATTTCCAGCAGCCAGCTACAATCTTCTTCGTTGGATACATCGACAATTCCTTTGGTTAATTTATAACCTTCTTTAAATTCAAACAGTTCTTCTGTTGATGTGTAAGAATCGTAAAGTGTGTTTACGGAGTTTCTCTTTTTGTTTCTTTTAATACTCATGAGATTAGTTAATTAAATTATTCTTAGGGCTTAGTTCAATTCTATTTTATGATCATCCAAAATGTTGGAAGTAAAGCTTTTGGCTTCATTTCTGATCAGCTTTACAAATTCATTATATTCTCCCGGTAAGATGAGGTAGGTCCCTACCTTCCAGATTGTGATCTCATCAAACGAAAAATCCGGCGAAATAAAAGTTTTTTCAAATAAAATACTACCGGAGCTGTCTTTACATTGCAGCAGATAATCTAGGCCTTCTATTCTTTTCAACTTCCAAAACTCAACCAGCTGCGCACCCGATTCTTTTTGCTGAAAACAAATAATTTGTAAAAGCCAGTTGCATTGCGTTTCGCCTGATATCCTGAAGATCCCTTCTGAAAGAAAAAATCCGGATTGAAATTCAATAAAATCTCTGGGCTGTATAAAATGACGATAATAGTCATTGGCCGATTGCATATAATTTTTCATTTGTATTAATATTCTATAATTTTGTTTATCTTTGCAAATATAGACTAAATTCCGACTATAAAAAATAATTATGGACAAAATTCAGACCACAAAAGAAAGAATTTTAATTTTTTTAGAGGCAAACAACATTAAAAAGGAAACTTTTTATAGAGAAACCGGGATTTCGGCATCCAATTTTAAAGGTGCCGGACTGAAAAGTGACCTGGGTGTGTAATCTTCCCCAAAAACTGGATCATTTAAAATTATAGTTTTTAAATTTGGAAGAGAATGAAACAGAGTAAATTTACAGAAGTTCGGATCATCAAGATTTTGTCTGAACAAAACGCGGGGAAATCCGTTAATGATATTTGCCGTGAGCATGGGATTAGCCAGGGAACTTTTTATAATTGGAAAAGCAAATATGGCGGTATGGAAGCTCATCAGTTAGCTCAACTCAAAGAGCTGGAAAAGCAACTCTCACAGTACAAAAAAATTGTGGCAGAGCTTACTTTGGAAAATGTAGTTTTAAAAGATGTCATAGAAAAAAAGCTTTGACGCCTTGCGAAAAGCGGGATCTGGTGTTGTATTCAAAAGAAACTCATCAGATGAGTTTTCGCAGGGCGTGTCAGGTTTTCAGTCTACAAACTTCTGTTTTTTATTACAGGAAAATACGTAAAAGTAAAGATGATGAGATCCGTGCACAATTGGCTTTGCTTGCAGAAGAGCACGAGACTTGGGGATTTTGGACGATGCACCACCGGTTGCGGAACTTAGGATTCGGTTGGAATCATAAGCGTGTTTACAGAATCTATACTTCGATGAAACTTAATCTAAGAAACAAACGCAAGAAACGTCTTGCTGCAAGGATAAAAGAGCCACTTTTACGTCCCATTTATCCCAATGTCACATGGAGCATGGACTTTATGCACGATACGCTTGAAAACGGAAAAAGCGTGAGAAGTTTGAATGTTATTGACGACTTTAACAGAGAGGTTTTAAATATCAGTATAGATACAAGTTTGCCTTCTGCAAGGGTGATTGCTGAGTTGGAAAAACTCATAGAATGGCGAGGGAAACCCGAAAAAATAAGAGTGGATAATGGCCCGGAGTTTATTGCCGAAAAACTGAAAAACTGGTGTAACAACCAGAACATAGAACTGCATTTTATTCAACCGGGAAAACCTACCCAAAACTCACTCATTGAACGGTTTAACAGGACTTTTCGGACCGAATTTTTAAATGTTCACCTATTTGAAAGCATAAAAGAGATGAGAACTTATGCAGAAATCTGGATGTGGATGTACAACAACGAAAGGCCGCATAGTGCTTTGCAATACTTATCACCAAGGGGCTTTTTATTGAAATATGGAAAAATCAGCCTCCGCAATCCAGCAGATTTTCCCACATTCCAACAAAATTTTTACAACAATAACAAAACAATATTAACAAAAAACTCTATTTTTGAATGTGCCTAAATTGGGTGAGATTACAGGTGTAGATAAGCTTGCAAGGATTTTGAGAGTCTATCCTGACCTTAATGATAATCTTGTATGGCTGATCACAGGTGAAGGCGAATTGTTAACAGAAGGGGAGAAAAATAAAAAAGACCATCAAAATGATGATCTTTATACTAATGATATTAATGATAAAATTGGGGACCTGCTTGCAAACCTTTTTGCTCAATATAATGCTCAGGACAAAACACTTATGTTTTTACAAAGTCAAATCAGTAAAATCGAAAAGAAATACAGTAAAGCTATTTCAGAACAAAATAAAATGTTAAATGAAATATTATCAGCAATGAAAATATCTTCCAGATAAATCAGTTTTTATTAATAATAATCTTTTCTGAACCATAGATGAAACTCTTCGTAGGAACAGACATAA
This region includes:
- a CDS encoding DUF6876 family protein, which produces MKNYMQSANDYYRHFIQPRDFIEFQSGFFLSEGIFRISGETQCNWLLQIICFQQKESGAQLVEFWKLKRIEGLDYLLQCKDSSGSILFEKTFISPDFSFDEITIWKVGTYLILPGEYNEFVKLIRNEAKSFTSNILDDHKIELN
- a CDS encoding DUF4249 domain-containing protein, with translation MPILSLSKIIPIIPEQQGLYRLLCSNGFLTSLIILSFNHEKIFLIIAAFAVTVSCEKEIDLDLENESGKIVIEGNITDKAGPYIVKITKSVSFTSANEYPAVEGAQVTLSDNAGNSEVLQYVGDGNYQSSTITGEPGRTYTLKVNAEGNEYVAQSTMPQPVDFEGLLQDSFVVGGETSYTLLPVFTDPPALGNRYLFSFTINNNPKKFFSEFSDNVNNGMLNQRPLLLPNDDSDPGDIKVVPGDIIYVEMQCIDDKVYTFYSALLQLSGSGPGGGITPANPPSNISNGALGYFSAHTSEKLNAVIQ
- a CDS encoding DUF6876 family protein, with amino-acid sequence MSIKRNKKRNSVNTLYDSYTSTEELFEFKEGYKLTKGIVDVSNEEDCSWLLEIILEEQPKLNSEIQHWHFKRVEGNIFRLYCTDENGILLTEKNDITIPFYFDDLFLLVKKNLLCLPIESKMYA